CCTCCGTGCACGGCCATCGGCGCCGCCCCGACGGCACCGACCTGTCGTGGCGGCAGATCGGCGTGCTCGACCTGCTCGACGACCCGGCGCTGCCGTTCTTCGTCCAGTGGGAGAGCGCCCCGGGGCTGCACCCGAGCATCGACCGGCCCGACGGCAGCGGTCCGCGGATCGAGCAGGTGGAGATCTGCGGCGACCGCGACAAGGTCACCGAGTGGGTCGGCGAGGCGGTCGGCGGCGTGGACTTCCGGGTCGACTGGGTGGAGGCCGAGGACCCGGGGCTCACCGCGGTGCACTTCGCGACCGCGCAGGGCGTCGTCCGCGTCGACTGACGCCATGTCCGACGCCGAGGTCGAGGCCCGCGCCGTCGGCTTCTCGCACGGCCCGCACACGGTGCTCGCCGGGGTCACGGTCACCGTCGGTCCCCGCAGCCGGCTCGCCGTCGTCGGGCCCAACGGTGTCGGCAAGTCCACCCTGCTGGCGGTCCTCGCCGGGGAGCTGACACCCGAGACCGGCACGGTGTCGGTGTCACCGCCGGACGCCACCAGGGTGCTCCTCCCCCAGGAGCGCGACCGGCGACCGGGTGAGTCGCTGCGGGCGTACCTCGCGCGGCGCACCGGGGTGGCCCAGGCCGAGGCCGCGATGACCCGCGCCGCCGACGCCCTCGCGGCCGGCGCCGAGGGTGCTGAGGACGGCTACGCGGCGGTGCTGGACCGCTGGCTGTCCCTCGGCGGCGCCGACCTCGACACCCGGTCGGCGGTCCTGCTCGAGCGGCTCGGGCTGTCGGTGTCGATGCTCGACCGCGACACGACGACGCTGTCCGGCGGGCAGCTCGCCCGGTGCGGCCTTGCTGCGGTGCTGCTCACCCAGGTCGACGTGCTGCTGCTCGACGAGCCGACCAACGACCTCGACGGCGACGGCCTGACGGCGTTGGAGTCCTTCTTGCAGGGTCGCGGGGGCGGCCTGGTGGTGGTCTCGCACGACCGCGCCTTCCTCGAGCGGGTGGTGACCGATGTGCTGGAGATCGACGAGTTCAGCCGGGAGGGCAGGGTCTTCGGTGGCGGGTTCGCCGCCTACCTCGAGGAGCGGGAGCGTGCCCGCGCCGCGGCCAGGGCGGCCTTCGAGGCGTACGACGACAAGCGCTCGGCCCTCGTCGACCGGGCGCGCCGTGACAAGGAATGGGCCCGCCAGGGCACCGCCCGCGCGACCAGCGGCCGGGCCAGGGCGGCCGAGCCGGACAAGTTCATCCGGGCCGCCAACGTGGCCAGCGCGCAGGGGCGGGGCGCGGCCGCCGGGCGGACCCTGCGCGAGCTGGGCCGGCTCGAGGAGGTGGACGACCCGCGCGACCCGTGGCAGCTGCGGCTGTCGCTGGACCCGGCGACCCGTGGCCCGGACGACGTGGCCGGGCTGGCGGCCGCGGTCGTCGAGCGCGACGACTTCCGGCTGGGGCCGGTCGACCTCGCCGTGCACCGCGGCGACCGCGTCGCGTTGACCGGCCCCAACGGCTCGGGCAAGTCGACGCTGCTCGGCGCGCTGCTCGGCCGGCTGCCGCTGTCGTCCGGCCGGTCGTGGCTCGGCCGGTCCGTCGTGGTGGGTGAGGTCGACCAGGTGCGCCGCACCTTCGACGCCGAGGAGACGCTGGTCGGCGCGTTCCGTGCGGCGACCGGTCAGGACGAGGCCGAGGCGCGGACCCTGCTGGCGAAGTTCGGTCTCGGCGCCGACGACGTGCTGCGTGCTGTGGGCACCCTCTCGCCGGGGGAGCGCACCCGGGCCGACCTGGCGCTGCTGATGGCGCGAGGTGCCAACCTGCTGGTGCTCGACGAGCCGACCAACCATCTCGACCTGATGGCCATCGAGGCGCTGGAGGACGCCCTAGGGACGTACGACGGGACCCTCGTCCTGGTGACCCACGACCGGCGCCTGCTGGACCACGTCCGCACCGAGCGGCAGGTGCGCGTCGATGCCGGCCGGGTCCGGGAGGACTGACTCGCCGGTCCCCGCGGCGGCTGCGGCCGGTGGCACCTCCTCCCGCAGCCGCAGCCAGGAGTAGACGCCCGCTACTGCCAGGCCGGCGCCCATGACGGCGAGCGGGATGCGGTAGTCGAGGAGAGTCACGGCGACCGCCCCGCCGAGGATCGACAGCAGCTGCGGGACGCCGGCGAAGAGCTCGAACGCCGTGAAGGCGCGGCCCTGCAGCCCGGTCGCGGTCCGGCGGTGGATCGCGGTCGTCAGGCACACGATCAGCACGGGCAGCCCGGCACCGAAGAGCAGCACCCCGACGGCCACCGGGAGCAGGCTGCCGGTCGTCGTGAGCGCCACGCCGATCGCCAGGGAGGCCAGGCCCCACGCGATCGGGCGCAGCTCGCCGGTGCGCCGGATGATCCCGGTGATGGCGACGCCGGCCAGGATCGCGCCGACCCCCTGCACGGCGCTCAGGACACCGACGAACTCCACCGGGCGCCCCAGACCCTCGTCGACGATCGCGAAGTAGACCGACTCGCTGATCCCGAGCGCGAGCATGCAGATCACGGTCACCACCACGGTGGTGCGCAGGACCGGGTCGCCGAGCAGGTGTCGTCCACCGGCCGCCGCCTCGACGGTGAAGCTGCCCTCGTGCGGCTCCGGGGCCGGCTCGTGCACGCGCAGCGCGAGCAGGGCCGCTGCGGAGACGAGGAACGTCGTCGCGTCGAGGATCGCGACCGCCGGCCCGCCGAAGCCGGCGTACAGCGCCGCACCGGCGAGCGGTGCGACCAGCCGGAGGGCCTCGCGGCCGGTGCCGAGCGAGCCGTTGGCCTGGCCGAGCAGCTCCTCGTCGACCATCGCCGGCAGCAGCGCCGACCGGGCGCTGGAGAAGGCGACCAGCGAGGCGCCGTAGAGGAACGCGACGACGTACAGCAGCCACAGGTCCTCTCGGCCGTCGACGAGGAGGAGCAGCAGCACGACGGCTGCCGTCGCGAGGTCGGTCACGATCATCACGGTGCGCCGCCGGAAGCGGTCGATGACGACGCCGGCGAGCGGGGCGAGC
This genomic window from Actinomycetes bacterium contains:
- a CDS encoding VOC family protein, which translates into the protein MRLDHLSYAAGPEGLGACVQRLGSALGAGFRDGGLHPRFGTRNFVLPLAGGVYLEVVGALDHPAADKAPFGQAVKARSEAGGGWLAWVVAVDDIAAVEARLGRSSVHGHRRRPDGTDLSWRQIGVLDLLDDPALPFFVQWESAPGLHPSIDRPDGSGPRIEQVEICGDRDKVTEWVGEAVGGVDFRVDWVEAEDPGLTAVHFATAQGVVRVD
- a CDS encoding ABC-F family ATP-binding cassette domain-containing protein encodes the protein MSDAEVEARAVGFSHGPHTVLAGVTVTVGPRSRLAVVGPNGVGKSTLLAVLAGELTPETGTVSVSPPDATRVLLPQERDRRPGESLRAYLARRTGVAQAEAAMTRAADALAAGAEGAEDGYAAVLDRWLSLGGADLDTRSAVLLERLGLSVSMLDRDTTTLSGGQLARCGLAAVLLTQVDVLLLDEPTNDLDGDGLTALESFLQGRGGGLVVVSHDRAFLERVVTDVLEIDEFSREGRVFGGGFAAYLEERERARAAARAAFEAYDDKRSALVDRARRDKEWARQGTARATSGRARAAEPDKFIRAANVASAQGRGAAAGRTLRELGRLEEVDDPRDPWQLRLSLDPATRGPDDVAGLAAAVVERDDFRLGPVDLAVHRGDRVALTGPNGSGKSTLLGALLGRLPLSSGRSWLGRSVVVGEVDQVRRTFDAEETLVGAFRAATGQDEAEARTLLAKFGLGADDVLRAVGTLSPGERTRADLALLMARGANLLVLDEPTNHLDLMAIEALEDALGTYDGTLVLVTHDRRLLDHVRTERQVRVDAGRVRED
- a CDS encoding MFS transporter, with translation MRDLLRNRDFRLLFAGQTLSMFGDMAMLLVLAMWAKDLTGSNGIAGSVFAALAVPSLLAPLAGVVIDRFRRRTVMIVTDLATAAVVLLLLLVDGREDLWLLYVVAFLYGASLVAFSSARSALLPAMVDEELLGQANGSLGTGREALRLVAPLAGAALYAGFGGPAVAILDATTFLVSAAALLALRVHEPAPEPHEGSFTVEAAAGGRHLLGDPVLRTTVVVTVICMLALGISESVYFAIVDEGLGRPVEFVGVLSAVQGVGAILAGVAITGIIRRTGELRPIAWGLASLAIGVALTTTGSLLPVAVGVLLFGAGLPVLIVCLTTAIHRRTATGLQGRAFTAFELFAGVPQLLSILGGAVAVTLLDYRIPLAVMGAGLAVAGVYSWLRLREEVPPAAAAAGTGESVLPDPAGIDAHLPLGADVVQQAPVVGHQDEGPVVRP